Proteins from a genomic interval of Sphingopyxis sp. QXT-31:
- a CDS encoding tyrosine-type recombinase/integrase translates to MALTVTAIKAAKPKAKPYKLADEKGLSLIVSPSGGMLWRWKYRVDGIGADGQPKRIEKMLALGAYPDVGLQAARERRDAARQQLASGIDPAEKKQRDKRAAKIGAANTFHAVATKFIEKCRRDGLAETTLRKRQWTLGLVARAIGNRPIAEIKPIDILDAVRPYEAAKNHEKARRTLEFVGAVFRYGVANQLVAADPTRDLRGALASRKPKHLAAILDPKRVGELLRAIDGYEGQGITHIALRLSPHVFVRPGELRKAEWREIDFDAAVWKIDAAKMKGRQEHAVPLSKQALALLREAHALTGDGQFVFPSVRTPRRPMSENTINGALRRLGFTGDEMTAHGFRAMASTLLNESGKWQPDAIERALAHKDRDQVRAAYHRGAHWAERVEMAQWWSDHLETLRNGAEIIPLRAGA, encoded by the coding sequence ATGGCGTTGACGGTAACCGCGATAAAAGCAGCAAAACCGAAGGCGAAACCGTATAAATTGGCCGACGAAAAGGGGCTGTCCCTTATCGTGTCGCCATCCGGGGGTATGTTGTGGCGCTGGAAATATCGCGTCGATGGCATCGGCGCCGATGGCCAGCCCAAGCGGATCGAAAAGATGCTGGCGCTGGGCGCTTATCCCGACGTCGGCTTACAGGCGGCACGCGAGCGGCGCGACGCCGCGCGCCAGCAACTCGCCAGCGGCATCGATCCGGCCGAAAAGAAACAGCGCGACAAGCGGGCTGCCAAGATTGGCGCCGCCAACACCTTTCACGCCGTGGCGACGAAATTCATCGAGAAATGCCGCCGTGACGGGCTGGCGGAAACGACATTGCGGAAACGGCAATGGACCTTGGGACTGGTCGCGCGTGCCATCGGCAATCGCCCGATCGCCGAAATCAAGCCGATCGATATTCTCGACGCGGTGCGCCCTTATGAGGCCGCGAAGAATCACGAAAAGGCGCGGCGGACACTGGAATTCGTCGGCGCCGTCTTTCGCTATGGCGTCGCAAACCAGTTGGTCGCCGCCGACCCCACGCGCGATCTGCGAGGCGCGCTGGCGTCGCGTAAGCCCAAGCATCTGGCGGCAATACTCGACCCCAAGCGCGTCGGTGAGCTGCTGCGCGCGATCGACGGTTACGAGGGTCAGGGCATCACCCATATCGCGCTGCGACTGTCGCCGCACGTATTTGTCCGGCCGGGCGAGTTGCGGAAGGCGGAATGGCGCGAAATAGACTTCGACGCGGCGGTCTGGAAAATCGACGCCGCCAAGATGAAGGGGCGGCAGGAACACGCCGTGCCGCTGTCGAAACAGGCGCTGGCGTTGCTTCGCGAAGCCCATGCGCTCACCGGCGACGGGCAGTTTGTCTTTCCGTCGGTTCGCACGCCGCGCCGCCCAATGTCCGAAAACACGATCAACGGCGCGCTTCGCCGCTTGGGCTTCACCGGCGACGAAATGACCGCGCACGGCTTTCGCGCTATGGCCAGCACCTTGCTGAACGAAAGCGGCAAGTGGCAGCCGGACGCCATCGAACGCGCGCTGGCGCACAAGGACCGCGACCAAGTGCGCGCCGCCTATCATCGCGGGGCGCATTGGGCGGAGCGCGTTGAAATGGCGCAATGGTGGAGCGATCATTTGGAAACGCTGCGGAATGGCGCCGAGATAATCCCCTTGCGCGCGGGAGCCTGA
- a CDS encoding TetR/AcrR family transcriptional regulator encodes MLVDGKDAGGRRLSTADATRARILTSAQHAFSSRGYGDVGLRAIAAMAGCDTTLIQRYFGPKERLFERALAETLNVGPLLDGPRETFGARAAAFFGRERGTDVQPVQMLIFATSDPTSRAIALRLMEQQVVQPIADWLGGSDARKLAVRISMICSGYFLYSRILNLEPETADAGAMTDQWLAEQLQMVVESSH; translated from the coding sequence ATGCTGGTGGATGGAAAGGACGCAGGGGGGCGAAGGCTGTCTACTGCCGACGCAACACGCGCTCGCATTTTGACCTCCGCTCAACACGCGTTTTCCTCGCGGGGTTATGGGGACGTGGGCCTGAGAGCGATTGCCGCGATGGCTGGTTGCGATACGACCCTCATTCAACGCTACTTTGGACCCAAGGAGCGTCTATTCGAGCGTGCGCTGGCAGAGACACTCAATGTAGGGCCACTTCTCGACGGACCTCGCGAGACCTTCGGAGCACGAGCCGCCGCCTTTTTTGGGCGTGAACGCGGCACCGACGTTCAACCCGTCCAAATGCTGATCTTTGCAACGTCCGACCCCACTTCGCGCGCCATCGCACTTCGCCTCATGGAACAGCAGGTTGTGCAGCCAATCGCCGATTGGTTGGGCGGTTCTGATGCGAGGAAACTGGCAGTTCGCATATCAATGATCTGTAGTGGATATTTTTTGTACAGCCGCATACTCAACCTAGAGCCCGAAACCGCTGATGCTGGTGCCATGACAGATCAATGGTTAGCCGAACAACTGCAGATGGTTGTCGAAAGCTCCCACTAG